Below is a window of Musa acuminata AAA Group cultivar baxijiao chromosome BXJ3-11, Cavendish_Baxijiao_AAA, whole genome shotgun sequence DNA.
CTGCGGAAGCTGAGAGCTTTGTATGTGATCGTGACCGAAGGCATTTTTGCGGAGTATGGTGTGAGGGTGCTCGACGGGAAGAATGTTTACGGACGAAGTGCAGAGGAGCAAGACGAAGATGAGAGAGTTCTCCTTGCCATATTCTCCACCATGAAACCCCTGCGAGCACTACATTTGGATAGCTTTCCCATGAAAGCACTGCCTGCTGCAGTACAAAATCTCGATCATCTGCGGTACCTCGACCTGTCACGAACCGACCTCCGAACACTTCCTCCGGCCATCGGGCGTCTCCACAACCTGCAGATCCTGAAACTGCGGAGTTGTACAGGACTCGAAGCATTGCCCGAATCGATCGGCGAGCTGGTAAATCTGGTGACCTTGGATCTCTGTCTCTGCCGACGCCTTTCTTCTTTACCGGATTGCATCGGTCGCATGGGCAACCTGCGGAACTTGGATGTTTCCAGGGCTTGCATCACCACGCTGCCGGAATCGTTGAGTTCCCTCTCAAACCTACAGCTGCTGAAACTTAGAGACTGTTACTGGCTGCATGAGCTTCCGAAGAACGCACAGAGCATGAGAAGCCTCACACACCTTGACATACGTGGTTGTTATGGTCTGACCTGCATGCCCGCGGGGTTAGGACAGTTGCGTCAGCTGCGGATGCTGCCGACGTACCTGCTCGGTGATGGAGATGGCGAAGGAGGTCTTGAAGAGCTCGGCACCCTAAATCTCGAAGGTGAATTGTATATCGGGAATCTTCAGAATCTAAGGAGTGCTACGGAAGCCGGCGAGGCCAATCTGAGGGAGAAGCCGGGCCTGCGTTCGCTGAAACTAAAGTGGGATCTGACCTCTTGGTTCCAACAAGAAGACCGGAATGATGTCGCGGCCATTGGTGAGGAGCACACCGAGCTGGTGGAAGATGCGCTAGGAAGCCTCCGACCGCAGCCAGACCTGGAGGTCCTGCGGATCGAGGGTTACGTTGGCAAGGTGCTGCCGGGGTGGATGATGGATTGCTCGATTCCGAATCTGGTGGAGCTTTCACTGGACTTGTTTACTCGATGTGAGAAGTTGCCGGCGTTGGAGAGGCTCTCCTGTCTAAAGGAGCTGAATCTGAGCAGATTCCCCCGTGTCGAGTGCCTTCCACGGTTAGGGCAGCTACCCTGTCTCAGGGTCCTCTGCCTCGAAACGCTTCCTGCTGTGAAGCGTTTGGGATCAGAGTTGTCCGGCGGCGGGTGCGCGTTCCCTGCACTGGAGAAACTGCGACTGGTTTTCATGTCGGATTTGGAGGAGTGGTCAGGCACGGAGGGGGAAGATTTCCTTCCTCGTCTCACGGAGCTGGTACTGATGAACTGCCCTAAACTAGAAGCACTACCATCGACGTTTCCATCTGTGAACCGGCTGACGATGAACGTGGACGACAAGTTGCTACTCTCTCACCTCGAACGTGGTGCGTTTCCAAACCTAAAGCATCTGGGTATCTGCAACTGCGACCAAGATGATGAAGCAGGCATGCCGGAAGTCCTAGCGGAGCGCTTGGATTCTGTTGAAAGCTCGTCGTGGACAGGAAGACCAGTTACTGCCTCCgagtctgatgatgatgatgacgcaaTGCATTGAGTTGACAGTGTAGATGACGGAATAGACGACTACTAACTTGAACCACTAAACCCCAAATGTTCGCAGGTTAATAATGGTAATAACTCATCTAACATATCATCTCCCACTTCTGATATCAGATTAAATGGGAGACTAACAACATATGTATGAGATCCATCATGTCTTTGATGTCCTGAGATGTCTCTAGCTTCTTCATCTACAAATAATTCTTTTATGAATAGATAGGTTCTGATATCATTTAACATGATCTAATCTGAAAGAGAGGCGAATGAGATGATGACACGTGGATCatctaatttcaaaaggttttttttatttttaatctcgAAAAGTGAAAACCTAATACCATATCCTTTCGTCACTCTTCTTTATATCGTCGTAAAGAGATGAATTTATCTCTAGctcgttttttttatttttaatcttaagaAATAAAAACCTAATATCATACCCTTTGCCTCTCTTTCATATATGAGTTAGTACTCCTCCctcttattttcttcttgatcgtCTTCTCCTTATCACTTTTCTTTATATCGTCGTAAATGGATTTATCTCTgactcattttttttatttttaatcttgaaAAGTAAAAACCTAATACTATACCCTTTGCCTCTCTTTCACTTGTGAGTTAGTACTTCTctcccttcttttctttttgatcaTCTTCTTCTTATCACTCTTCTCCTTGTCACTCTTCTTTATATCGTCGTGTCATATACTTGTACGCGTGAGTCTGATGTCTGAAATCGATACCTCGATAAGACTATTAACCTCTTCATCAAATATTCATTTTCTAACAACATAAAAGAGAAGAATTCGATGAGCGCATGTGAAGAGAGAGGGGGTTGAGTCGCCTTCTCGACCTCGTAGTGCAGAGAATCATTTGAAGAGTCACAAGCGTGCAAGTAGGATGAGTAAGACAGCACCAA
It encodes the following:
- the LOC103972665 gene encoding putative disease resistance protein RGA1; this encodes MAEVVASSIVRFVSDKLGAKVLNELGLLKGVGEELKRLESTLAAIQDVLEDAEARQVKEKSLRVWLRELKDVAYDLDDLLDETAVKALTKGKVRGLPLTPKSIRVRHEITRKVKKMRKRLDAIAEERATFHLREGTAKDSEPSSGVREQTGSLVDESQVYGRQQDKEQIIDFLLGDSNEEHNNNLGVIAIVGLGGLGKTTLAQLVYNDEGVRQHFEKRMWVYVSDKFDSKSLMRSIIESLSKKEFTLPDMDPMQRELVEQIRGRRFLLVLDDVWNEDYELWDRLRILLNNGAKGSKVVVTTRSRRVASVMNADDVHFLAGLSDDDCWLLFERRAFESGSSARNPSLVAVGKEIVRRCGGMPLAAKALGSMMRFKREVSHWVAIRDNEIWRPSADVDDDQILPALMLSYSHLPPRLKQCFAYCAMIPKGKTMRIETLAQLWVAGGLADLEDVGSHYVDQLLSRSLLEIGQEEAHGAVSLVKMHDVVHDLARFVAGDECSIVDVCGSTATSPGSRYASLLFDGRTPSVAETLGHLRKLRALYVIVTEGIFAEYGVRVLDGKNVYGRSAEEQDEDERVLLAIFSTMKPLRALHLDSFPMKALPAAVQNLDHLRYLDLSRTDLRTLPPAIGRLHNLQILKLRSCTGLEALPESIGELVNLVTLDLCLCRRLSSLPDCIGRMGNLRNLDVSRACITTLPESLSSLSNLQLLKLRDCYWLHELPKNAQSMRSLTHLDIRGCYGLTCMPAGLGQLRQLRMLPTYLLGDGDGEGGLEELGTLNLEGELYIGNLQNLRSATEAGEANLREKPGLRSLKLKWDLTSWFQQEDRNDVAAIGEEHTELVEDALGSLRPQPDLEVLRIEGYVGKVLPGWMMDCSIPNLVELSLDLFTRCEKLPALERLSCLKELNLSRFPRVECLPRLGQLPCLRVLCLETLPAVKRLGSELSGGGCAFPALEKLRLVFMSDLEEWSGTEGEDFLPRLTELVLMNCPKLEALPSTFPSVNRLTMNVDDKLLLSHLERGAFPNLKHLGICNCDQDDEAGMPEVLAERLDSVESSSWTGRPVTASESDDDDDAMH